Proteins co-encoded in one Candidatus Dormiibacterota bacterium genomic window:
- a CDS encoding tryptophan 2,3-dioxygenase family protein yields the protein MSSTEYHSYLLIDDLLKLQRPLTEGAPDELLFIVVHQVYELWFRVVVDELVRARDELLAGRAHTAVKPLRRVLAVEGLLVDQLGVLETMGPEDFLAFRDPLAPASGFQSAQFRAIERLSGGVAGASSTAAGAGGDPGGPSLWEAYCGCARAQGLDLPEGEAARERRLAVLAELYRDHAGTADRSALHGVAELLCDHDEAVATWRFRHALMAARTIGARPGTGGSAGVEYLRSTVERRFFPELWEVRTRL from the coding sequence GTGAGCAGCACCGAGTACCACTCCTACCTGCTCATCGACGACCTGCTGAAGCTGCAGCGGCCGCTGACCGAGGGCGCACCCGACGAGCTGCTCTTCATCGTCGTCCACCAGGTCTACGAGCTCTGGTTCCGGGTGGTGGTCGACGAGCTGGTCCGCGCCCGCGACGAGCTCCTCGCCGGCCGCGCCCACACCGCGGTGAAGCCGCTGCGGCGGGTGCTCGCCGTCGAGGGCCTGCTGGTCGACCAGCTGGGCGTGCTCGAGACCATGGGCCCGGAGGACTTCCTCGCCTTCCGCGACCCCCTGGCCCCGGCGTCCGGCTTCCAGTCGGCGCAGTTCCGGGCCATCGAGAGGCTCAGCGGCGGGGTCGCCGGGGCGTCGTCGACGGCGGCGGGCGCGGGCGGCGACCCTGGCGGCCCCTCGCTCTGGGAGGCGTACTGCGGGTGCGCCCGGGCCCAGGGGCTCGACCTCCCCGAGGGCGAGGCGGCCCGCGAGCGGCGGCTCGCCGTGCTCGCCGAGCTCTACCGCGACCACGCCGGCACCGCCGACCGCAGCGCTCTGCACGGCGTCGCCGAGCTGCTCTGCGACCACGACGAGGCGGTCGCCACCTGGCGCTTCCGCCACGCGCTGATGGCGGCGCGCACCATCGGCGCCCGCCCCGGCACCGGCGGCTCCGCCGGGGTCGAGTACCTGCGCTCCACCGTCGAGCGCCGCTTCTTCCCGGAGCTCTGGGAGGTGAGGACCCGGCTGTGA
- a CDS encoding DUF4337 family protein — protein MEANEAMEHAQRTGEQAARGNFGRHVAILVAVLAALLAIATLLGNQATADAILSQERATDTFSEYQADSVKEKVSADSALILRQLGGEAAARAAADLERTAASEAAKRRPLLPLARSLEAQRDTAEHRHHGYQFAEAALQIAIVLASVSIVARSRPLVCGSLGLGVLGVLFILDGATQLVWLG, from the coding sequence ATGGAGGCCAACGAGGCGATGGAGCACGCCCAGCGGACCGGGGAGCAGGCGGCCCGCGGCAATTTCGGGCGCCACGTCGCCATCCTCGTCGCGGTCCTCGCCGCGCTCCTCGCCATCGCCACGCTGCTCGGCAACCAGGCGACCGCCGACGCCATCCTCTCCCAGGAGCGCGCCACCGACACCTTCAGCGAGTACCAGGCCGACTCGGTGAAGGAGAAGGTGAGCGCCGACTCCGCCCTCATCCTCCGCCAGCTGGGCGGGGAGGCGGCGGCGAGGGCGGCGGCCGACCTGGAGCGGACCGCGGCGAGCGAGGCGGCGAAGCGGCGGCCGCTGCTGCCCCTGGCGCGCTCGCTCGAGGCCCAGCGAGACACCGCGGAGCACCGCCACCACGGCTACCAGTTCGCCGAGGCGGCGCTCCAGATCGCGATCGTGCTCGCCTCGGTCTCGATCGTCGCGCGGTCGCGTCCGCTGGTCTGTGGAAGCCTCGGCCTGGGGGTGCTCGGGGTGCTGTTCATCCTCGACGGCGCCACCCAGCTGGTCTGGCTCGGCTGA